One Octopus sinensis linkage group LG11, ASM634580v1, whole genome shotgun sequence genomic window carries:
- the LOC115217449 gene encoding transmembrane protein adipocyte-associated 1 homolog, whose protein sequence is MGDAKKFDSFNVHMMAKATATSHVFFSNSPLKYLDSTNATMTSTIVTTGAMTTLTTSTTDAHTTPNFEPFANTTFQEEPFCLQVLYKDIKERVRIWDLIILIPNVLFLIFLFFRSRNAIVKLRNKNSPIFLVFYALVVLVVGISILRCVVAMTVNASLEAGDDADKILWLILRFFLLTTELSLVIFGFAFGHLDSRTSIQRVLLVTSAIALCYSTTQGVLEFYPPKDTIFKHNNITQRDYDLFGHGGMEFWFTSSMFFFLVYTVITVLPHTNIRYKLFLPTKRSFYYYCALLSVLNCLQAIGSAMLYYEYISGLCIVDITTYLYFSFFDPLVYGTFLKELFETTSPSIPFSYRPQLDETGEDDTVNLPYHGSQVKVYADDTGSASGSYDSTHFDKQISMNPSINSTSVHIGNPVLQINSDYYQSYS, encoded by the exons ATGGGTGACGCAAAGAAATTTGACAGTTTCAATGTGCATATGATGGCCAAGGCAACAGCTACATCACATGTATTCTTCTCCAACAGTCCACTGAAATATCTAGATAGTACCAATGCTACAATGACTTCCACGATTGTAACAACAGGAGCAATGACCACACTGACGACATCAACAACTGATGCTCACACAACTCCCAATTTTGAGCCCTTTGCTAATACAACTTTCCAAGAAGAACCATTTTGCTTACAAGTCCTTTACAAAGATATAAAGGAGAG ggTTCGAATTTGGGATTTGATAATTTTAATCCcaaatgtattatttttaatcTTCCTTTTCTTCCGGTCCAGAAATGCTATTGTCAAATTACGGAATAAAAATAGTCCAATATTTCTAGTCTTTTATGCTTTG GTGGTATTGGTTGTTGGTATAAGTATTTTACGCTGTGTCGTAGCCATGACTGTCAATGCATCCTTGGAAGCTGGTGATGATGCTGACAAG atTTTATGGCTTATTTTAAGATTTTTCCTCCTTACGACTGAGTTGTCATTGGTCATTTTTGGATTTGCTTTTG GTCACCTTGATAGTCGAACAAGCATCCAAAGAGTCTTACTTGTTACCTCTGCCATTGCATTATGCTATTCAACGACACAG GGTGTACTGGAGTTTTATCCTCCCAAAGATACAATATTCAAACATAACAACATAACACAACGAGATTATGATTTGTTTGGCCATGGTGGGATGGAGTTCTGGTTTACAAGTTCAATGTTCTTCTTCTTG GTGTACACAGTTATTACTGTCTTGCCACATACAAACATTCGTTACAAACTCTTTTTACCAA ccAAGAGaagtttttattattactgtgCTCTGCTCTCAGTTTTAAATTGTCTGCAAGCCATAGGAAGTGCCATGCTGTATTATGAATATATCAGTGGGCTTTG tATTGTTGATATCACCACATATTTGTATTTCTCATTTTTTGATCCACTCGTCTATGGAACATTTCTTAAAGAACTTTTTGA GACTACCAGTCCCAGCATACCCTTCTCCTACAGACCTCAGCTTGATGAAACTGGAGAAGACGACACCGTCAACTTGCCTTACCATGGGTCGCAGGTGAAGGTGTATGCCGATGACACAGGTAGTGCCAGTGGAAGTTATGACAGCACTCATTTCGACAAGCAAATCAGTATGAATCCGTCCATTAACTCAACCAGTGTCCACATCGGCAACCCAGTCCTTCAGATCAACAGTGACTATTACCAAAGTTATTCGTGA